In a genomic window of Halalkalicoccus sp. CG83:
- a CDS encoding DUF7089 family protein encodes MFDERALSPPLERVRERHAPETVVLDCASDFDTLPAEALDDLALLTDSLSPTSYPDEWLPDSAPKVLRRYAGSDLVVGTPGAGSVAWTTQTEPPICLVKARVQGVPEAFVEFLIAEALVEVGLGLPEQFLGFFGERYPDLDRVLPLQGNGTYQMASALYAGWRGLHTREVFADWEEEEPELHEAWTDAGRRLEPRLSELSALVANDELDFLEATEFACGAIKHGLDLPAPFGALDTYAYREHGAEFAIRWAERTFEGLFD; translated from the coding sequence ATGTTCGACGAGCGAGCGCTCTCTCCGCCGCTCGAGCGCGTGCGCGAACGCCACGCCCCCGAGACGGTCGTACTCGACTGTGCGAGCGACTTCGACACCCTTCCCGCGGAGGCGCTCGACGACCTCGCGCTGCTGACCGACTCGCTCTCCCCGACGAGTTACCCCGACGAGTGGCTACCCGACTCGGCGCCGAAGGTCCTCCGGCGGTACGCGGGAAGCGACCTCGTCGTCGGGACGCCCGGTGCGGGGAGCGTCGCGTGGACGACCCAGACCGAGCCGCCGATCTGCCTCGTGAAGGCCCGCGTTCAAGGAGTTCCCGAGGCGTTCGTCGAGTTCCTGATCGCGGAGGCGCTGGTCGAGGTCGGACTCGGGCTTCCCGAACAGTTCCTCGGGTTCTTCGGCGAGCGCTACCCCGACCTCGATCGCGTCCTCCCGCTGCAGGGCAACGGCACCTACCAGATGGCGAGCGCCCTCTACGCCGGATGGCGGGGGCTGCACACCCGCGAGGTGTTCGCGGACTGGGAGGAGGAGGAGCCCGAACTCCACGAGGCGTGGACCGACGCGGGCCGGCGCCTCGAGCCGCGTCTCTCGGAGCTGTCGGCCCTGGTCGCGAACGACGAACTCGACTTCCTCGAGGCGACCGAGTTCGCCTGCGGGGCGATCAAACACGGCCTCGATCTGCCCGCTCCGTTCGGCGCGCTCGACACCTACGCCTACCGCGAACACGGCGCGGAGTTCGCGATCCGGTGGGCCGAACGGACGTTCGAGGGACTGTTCGACTGA
- a CDS encoding adenosine deaminase: MSQATRIVVGTIAISVVLSTVLVAVYALGIV; the protein is encoded by the coding sequence ATGAGCCAGGCCACGCGGATCGTCGTGGGAACGATCGCCATCTCGGTAGTCCTGTCGACCGTTCTCGTCGCGGTGTACGCCCTCGGGATCGTGTAG
- a CDS encoding Zn-ribbon domain-containing protein, with translation MPHQCTECEHVFPDGSKEMLSGCPECGGNKFQFLPERANAEAGTESAEIEDPEPTPEPSDAEGSVFTDRGAEDRAQADARSSVVDSAELPSRETSPEESEPEPDDATDLSRLREELNDQFESIKIVDHGQYELNLMELYKREEFIIALQENGRYVIEVPESFRRGRER, from the coding sequence ATGCCCCACCAGTGCACCGAGTGTGAACACGTCTTCCCCGACGGCTCGAAGGAGATGCTCTCGGGCTGTCCGGAGTGTGGCGGCAACAAGTTCCAGTTCCTCCCCGAGAGGGCGAACGCCGAGGCCGGAACCGAGTCGGCCGAGATCGAAGACCCCGAACCGACCCCCGAGCCCTCCGACGCCGAGGGATCGGTGTTCACCGACCGCGGGGCCGAGGACCGCGCCCAGGCCGACGCTCGATCGTCGGTCGTCGACAGCGCCGAACTGCCCTCGCGGGAGACATCTCCGGAGGAGTCGGAACCCGAACCGGACGACGCCACCGACCTCTCGCGGCTCCGCGAGGAGCTCAACGACCAGTTCGAGAGCATCAAGATCGTCGACCACGGCCAGTACGAACTCAACCTGATGGAGCTCTACAAGCGCGAGGAGTTCATCATCGCCCTCCAGGAGAACGGCCGGTACGTCATCGAGGTGCCCGAGTCGTTCCGGCGGGGCCGGGAACGCTGA
- a CDS encoding DUF2073 domain-containing protein produces MPEITGPGGDGVQIDLISGERMENLTSMEKIRMILDGVHDGNIVILEEGLSPDEESRLIEVTMSEINPDGFNGIEIETYPKSQSNNGGLLGRLMGKESNAKLTVIGPANQIETLHKDETLISALVSRQ; encoded by the coding sequence ATGCCAGAGATAACAGGACCGGGCGGCGACGGCGTGCAGATCGACCTCATCAGCGGCGAGCGGATGGAGAACCTCACAAGCATGGAGAAGATCCGGATGATCCTCGACGGGGTCCACGACGGCAACATCGTGATCCTCGAGGAGGGGCTCTCGCCCGACGAGGAGTCCAGGCTCATCGAGGTGACGATGAGCGAGATCAACCCGGACGGCTTCAACGGCATCGAGATCGAGACCTACCCCAAGTCCCAGAGCAACAACGGCGGGCTGCTCGGCCGGCTCATGGGCAAGGAGTCGAACGCGAAGCTCACCGTGATCGGACCTGCCAACCAGATCGAGACGCTCCATAAGGACGAGACGCTGATCAGCGCGCTCGTCTCCCGGCAGTAA
- a CDS encoding Era-like GTP-binding protein, which yields MGLFTDIKDSISRAADRLFATDTQKRIGIYGPPNAGKTTLANRIARDWTGDAVGPESHVPHETRRARRKENVEIKRNGKSVSIDIVDTPGVTTKVDYNEFLDYEMEEEDAIRRSREATEGVAEAMHWLREDVDGVIYVLDSTEDPFTQVNTMLVGIIESQDLPVLIFANKIDLDESSVQRIENAFPQHETIPLSALEGENMDEVYDKIAEYFG from the coding sequence ATGGGACTGTTCACAGACATCAAAGATAGTATCTCACGCGCGGCGGACCGCCTCTTCGCTACCGATACACAGAAACGGATCGGCATCTACGGCCCCCCGAACGCCGGGAAGACGACGCTCGCGAACCGGATCGCTCGCGACTGGACCGGCGACGCGGTCGGCCCCGAGAGCCACGTTCCCCACGAGACCCGGCGCGCCCGCCGAAAGGAGAACGTCGAGATCAAACGAAACGGCAAGTCGGTCTCGATCGACATCGTCGACACGCCCGGCGTGACGACGAAGGTCGACTACAACGAGTTCCTCGACTACGAGATGGAGGAGGAGGACGCCATCCGCCGATCGCGGGAGGCGACCGAGGGCGTCGCGGAGGCGATGCACTGGCTTCGCGAGGACGTCGACGGCGTCATCTACGTTCTGGACTCGACGGAGGACCCCTTTACGCAGGTCAACACGATGCTGGTCGGGATCATCGAGAGCCAGGACCTGCCCGTGTTGATCTTCGCGAACAAGATCGACCTGGATGAGTCGAGCGTCCAGCGCATCGAGAACGCCTTCCCGCAGCACGAGACGATCCCGCTCTCGGCGCTCGAGGGCGAGAACATGGACGAAGTGTACGACAAGATCGCGGAGTACTTCGGGTGA
- a CDS encoding Cdc6/Cdc18 family protein, producing the protein MSDRAHRIPLETMGFDGGVRSRTMTANDSPPENPPTDDPSDREFAVDVEDVLEDEKTSSQGLFDDLLSGEPIFENKEVLRPSYTPDELPHRSDQINKMATILVAALRGETPSNILIYGKTGTGKTASAKFVSQELEGTSRKYDVPCEVEYINCEVTDTQYRVLAQLANKFIEENEEHVERRLADLADLREAVEDGSTAPEATPFADVEGIDRRIEELEAEGEEMEPVPMTGWPTDRVYQEFFDAVDYRERVVVIMLDEIDKLVEKSGDDTLYNLSRMNSELSNSRVSIIGISNDLKFTDFLDPRVKSSLGEEEIVFPPYDANQLRDILQHRADIAFEPAALTDDVIPLCAAFAAQEHGDARRALDLLRTAGELAERSQAERVDESHVRKAQDKIELDRVVEVVRTLPTQSKLVLFSIILLEKNGVDNINTGEVFNIYKRLCEEIDADVLTQRRVTDLISELDMLGIVNAIVVSKGRYGRTKEISLSVPTEETEAVLLADSRLSDIEEIQPFVQARFDN; encoded by the coding sequence ATTTCCGACCGTGCGCATCGAATTCCACTCGAAACGATGGGGTTCGATGGGGGCGTCCGATCACGAACCATGACCGCGAACGACTCACCACCCGAGAACCCCCCGACTGACGACCCGTCGGACCGGGAGTTCGCCGTCGACGTCGAGGACGTCCTCGAGGACGAGAAGACGAGCTCACAGGGACTGTTCGACGATCTACTCAGCGGCGAACCGATCTTCGAGAACAAGGAGGTGCTCCGACCCTCGTACACGCCCGACGAGCTCCCCCATCGCTCGGACCAGATCAACAAGATGGCGACGATCCTCGTCGCCGCCCTCCGGGGGGAGACGCCCTCGAACATCCTCATCTACGGGAAGACCGGGACGGGAAAGACCGCGAGCGCGAAGTTCGTCAGCCAGGAGCTCGAGGGCACCTCGAGGAAGTACGACGTCCCCTGCGAGGTCGAGTACATCAACTGCGAGGTGACCGACACCCAGTACCGGGTGCTCGCCCAGCTCGCGAACAAGTTCATCGAGGAGAACGAGGAACACGTCGAGCGCCGACTCGCCGACCTCGCCGACCTCCGCGAGGCCGTCGAGGACGGATCGACCGCACCCGAGGCGACTCCCTTCGCCGACGTCGAGGGGATCGATCGACGCATCGAGGAGCTCGAGGCCGAGGGCGAGGAGATGGAGCCGGTGCCGATGACTGGCTGGCCGACCGACCGCGTCTACCAGGAGTTCTTCGACGCGGTCGACTACCGCGAGCGCGTGGTCGTGATCATGCTCGACGAGATCGACAAGCTCGTCGAGAAGAGCGGCGACGACACCCTTTATAACCTCTCGCGGATGAACTCCGAGCTCAGCAATTCGAGAGTGTCGATCATCGGCATCTCGAACGATCTGAAGTTCACCGACTTCCTCGACCCCCGGGTGAAATCGAGCCTCGGCGAGGAGGAGATCGTCTTCCCGCCGTACGACGCCAACCAGCTCCGGGACATCCTCCAACACCGCGCGGACATCGCGTTCGAGCCCGCGGCGCTGACCGACGACGTCATCCCGCTGTGTGCCGCGTTCGCAGCCCAGGAACACGGCGATGCACGCCGTGCGCTCGACCTGCTCCGGACCGCGGGCGAGCTCGCGGAACGGAGTCAGGCCGAACGCGTCGACGAGAGCCACGTCCGCAAGGCCCAGGACAAGATCGAGCTCGACCGCGTCGTCGAGGTGGTCCGCACGCTGCCGACCCAGTCGAAGCTCGTGCTGTTCTCGATCATCTTACTCGAGAAGAACGGCGTCGACAACATCAACACCGGCGAGGTGTTCAACATCTACAAGCGCCTCTGCGAGGAGATCGACGCCGACGTGCTCACCCAACGGCGCGTCACCGACCTGATCAGCGAGCTCGACATGCTGGGGATCGTCAACGCGATCGTCGTCTCGAAGGGCCGGTACGGCAGAACGAAGGAGATCAGCCTCTCGGTACCGACGGAGGAGACCGAAGCCGTGCTTCTCGCGGACTCGCGCCTCAGCGACATCGAGGAGATCCAGCCGTTCGTCCAGGCCCGCTTCGACAACTAG
- a CDS encoding S26 family signal peptidase — translation MSSSGDDRPRSGDGGSSRRDTRTDERERPRTVRGWLGWFWTVERGGAAVLREFLISAGAVLLVGLLLFSVSGIWPPMVAIESGSMEPNMKANDLVFITDNDRFVNDDAHADTGVVTAETGSETGYEKFNGPGDVIVFEPNGSDRQVPIIHRAHFWVDEGENWYDKADPDHVGSAENCEELRNCPAPNEGFITKGDNEVTNERYDQARGLSGPVKTEWVIGTAEIRVPWLGWVRLQLAELAIVTGPGMTIEPATELRTAEPPTTSTGANPPADRISPTV, via the coding sequence ATGAGTTCCTCCGGCGACGACCGGCCGCGCTCGGGCGACGGCGGATCGTCGCGACGCGATACACGAACGGACGAACGCGAGCGCCCCCGAACGGTTCGGGGCTGGCTGGGCTGGTTCTGGACGGTCGAGCGCGGCGGCGCGGCGGTCCTCCGCGAGTTCCTCATCAGTGCCGGCGCGGTGCTCCTGGTGGGACTGTTGCTGTTCTCGGTCAGCGGCATCTGGCCGCCGATGGTCGCCATTGAGAGCGGCAGCATGGAGCCGAACATGAAGGCCAACGACCTGGTCTTCATCACGGACAACGACCGGTTCGTGAACGACGACGCCCACGCCGACACGGGCGTCGTCACCGCCGAGACCGGGAGCGAGACGGGCTACGAGAAGTTCAACGGCCCCGGCGACGTGATCGTCTTCGAGCCCAACGGCAGCGACCGACAGGTGCCGATCATCCACCGGGCACACTTCTGGGTCGACGAGGGGGAGAACTGGTACGACAAGGCTGACCCGGACCACGTGGGCAGCGCCGAGAACTGCGAGGAGCTCAGGAACTGCCCCGCGCCCAACGAGGGCTTCATCACCAAGGGTGACAACGAGGTGACGAACGAGCGCTACGACCAGGCCCGCGGGCTGAGCGGTCCCGTGAAGACCGAATGGGTGATCGGCACCGCCGAGATCCGCGTGCCGTGGCTCGGCTGGGTCCGGCTCCAGCTCGCGGAGCTCGCCATCGTCACGGGCCCGGGGATGACGATAGAACCCGCAACGGAGCTCCGGACGGCGGAACCGCCGACGACGTCGACGGGGGCGAACCCACCCGCAGACCGGATCAGTCCGACCGTCTGA
- a CDS encoding DNA-directed DNA polymerase II small subunit has product MSRTTDGRIVSELAARGYNADREAITLLAGASDPDAAIERAVEAAPADALKLTGEHVRSLLEADSREDLRDPSVSTGDLPDRSADGGAVAPVETTGEREPTDPDRRWIEIAGDITGRSTGTGEYGDFVDVFRDRYERLAGKLRRRVNHRPASAVQGMTGGSDAEMIGMVNDVRSTASGHWLVELEDTTGVFPCLVLKDRDIAPLVEELVYDEVIAVRGTLADDAGILFTDEIFFPDVPHTFEPSTADRHVQAALISDVHVGSQEFAADAWSRFADWLHTAEAQHVEYLLIAGDMVEGVGIYPDQDEELSIVDIYEQYEAFAEHLKEVPGDLEIVMIPGNHDAVRLAEPQPGFDEELRGIMSAHDARITGNPSLVTIEGVSVLMYHGMSLDEIIAELPAEKASYDEPHKAMYQLLKKRHVAPKYGGKLRVAPEERDYLVIDEVPDVFHTGHVHKLGFGTYHNVVSINSGCWQEQTAFQRSVNIDPDVGYAPIVDLDTLEVTARKFT; this is encoded by the coding sequence GTGTCGAGAACTACGGACGGGCGGATCGTCAGCGAACTCGCGGCCCGGGGCTACAACGCCGACCGCGAGGCGATCACGCTGCTCGCCGGTGCGTCCGACCCCGACGCGGCGATCGAGCGCGCGGTCGAGGCCGCCCCGGCCGACGCGCTCAAACTCACCGGCGAGCACGTCCGGTCGCTGCTCGAGGCCGACTCCCGCGAGGACCTCCGGGACCCCTCCGTTTCGACTGGAGATCTACCGGACAGATCGGCCGACGGCGGCGCAGTAGCTCCAGTCGAAACGACGGGGGAACGCGAGCCGACCGATCCGGACCGCCGGTGGATCGAGATCGCCGGCGACATTACCGGCCGAAGCACCGGTACGGGGGAGTACGGCGACTTCGTCGACGTCTTCCGCGACCGCTACGAGCGACTCGCGGGGAAGCTCCGTCGCCGGGTGAACCACCGACCCGCGAGCGCCGTCCAGGGGATGACCGGCGGGAGCGATGCGGAGATGATCGGGATGGTCAACGACGTCCGATCGACCGCGAGCGGCCACTGGCTGGTCGAACTCGAGGACACCACCGGCGTCTTCCCCTGTCTCGTGTTGAAGGACCGCGACATCGCCCCGCTGGTCGAGGAGCTGGTCTACGACGAGGTGATCGCGGTCCGGGGCACGCTCGCGGACGACGCGGGCATCCTGTTCACCGACGAGATCTTCTTCCCGGACGTCCCGCATACGTTCGAGCCCTCGACCGCCGATCGCCACGTCCAGGCCGCGCTGATCTCGGACGTCCACGTCGGCAGCCAGGAGTTCGCCGCCGACGCCTGGAGCCGCTTCGCCGACTGGCTCCACACCGCGGAGGCCCAGCACGTCGAGTACCTCCTGATCGCGGGCGACATGGTCGAGGGCGTCGGGATCTACCCCGATCAGGACGAGGAGCTCTCGATCGTCGACATCTACGAGCAGTACGAGGCGTTCGCCGAACACCTGAAGGAGGTACCCGGCGACCTCGAGATCGTGATGATCCCCGGCAACCACGACGCCGTTCGGCTCGCCGAGCCACAGCCGGGGTTCGACGAGGAGCTCCGGGGGATCATGAGCGCACACGATGCACGGATCACGGGCAACCCCTCGCTGGTGACGATCGAGGGCGTCTCCGTGCTCATGTACCACGGGATGAGCCTCGACGAGATCATCGCCGAGCTCCCCGCGGAGAAGGCGAGCTACGACGAGCCCCACAAGGCGATGTACCAGCTGTTGAAGAAGCGCCACGTCGCGCCCAAGTACGGCGGGAAGCTGCGGGTCGCCCCCGAGGAACGCGACTACCTCGTCATCGACGAGGTGCCCGACGTCTTCCACACGGGCCACGTCCACAAGCTCGGCTTCGGCACCTACCACAACGTGGTCTCGATCAACAGCGGCTGCTGGCAGGAGCAGACGGCGTTCCAGCGCAGCGTCAACATCGACCCCGACGTGGGCTACGCGCCGATCGTCGACCTCGACACCCTCGAGGTCACGGCGAGGAAGTTCACCTGA
- a CDS encoding aspartate kinase, whose amino-acid sequence MRVVAKFGGTSLGSGDRINRAADSIADAVEQGHEIAVVASAMGNTTDDLLGEITFETDEADRAEIVSMGERTSVRMLKAALASRGVEAAFLEPGSEGWPIVTDEYGEVDVEETRRRARELADRLDGVVPVITGFLAETVDGTVTTLGRGGSDTTAVMLGKYMSADEVVIVTDVEGVMTGDPSVVEGARNVAKISVDELRNLSFRGAEVVAPSALSYKDDRMDVRVVHYQHGDLLTGGTSIEGEFDNLVDMRDQPLSCITIAGRAIRNRPGILADLSTPLAAEGINLDAVASGMDSVTFYVDTEAAEEAEAILHESVIDDESLSSVTLEGDFAVVRVTGGDFPTQSGIVQDVVVPLAERGVAVHDLITSATSVAVFVPWDDREHTLETIQSVF is encoded by the coding sequence ATGCGCGTCGTAGCGAAGTTCGGCGGCACCAGTCTGGGAAGCGGCGACCGGATCAACCGGGCGGCGGACTCGATCGCCGACGCGGTCGAGCAGGGCCACGAGATCGCCGTCGTCGCGAGCGCGATGGGTAACACCACCGACGACCTGCTCGGCGAGATCACCTTCGAGACCGACGAGGCCGACCGCGCGGAGATCGTCAGCATGGGCGAGCGCACCTCCGTCCGGATGCTGAAGGCCGCGCTCGCCTCCCGCGGCGTGGAGGCGGCGTTCCTCGAACCCGGCAGCGAGGGGTGGCCGATCGTCACCGACGAGTACGGCGAGGTCGACGTCGAGGAGACCCGACGCCGGGCACGCGAACTCGCAGACCGGCTCGACGGGGTCGTTCCCGTCATCACCGGCTTCCTCGCCGAGACGGTCGACGGCACCGTCACGACGCTCGGACGTGGCGGCAGCGACACCACCGCGGTGATGCTCGGCAAGTACATGAGCGCCGACGAGGTCGTGATCGTCACCGACGTCGAGGGCGTGATGACCGGCGATCCCTCCGTCGTGGAGGGGGCGCGCAACGTCGCGAAGATCTCGGTCGACGAGCTTCGAAACCTCTCCTTCCGAGGCGCGGAGGTCGTCGCCCCGAGCGCGCTCTCCTATAAGGACGACCGCATGGACGTCAGAGTCGTCCACTACCAGCACGGCGACCTCCTCACCGGCGGAACGAGCATCGAGGGGGAGTTCGACAACCTCGTCGACATGCGCGACCAGCCGCTCTCGTGTATCACCATCGCGGGACGTGCGATCCGCAACCGGCCGGGGATCCTCGCGGACCTCTCGACCCCGCTCGCGGCGGAGGGGATCAACCTCGACGCGGTCGCGAGCGGGATGGACTCGGTCACGTTCTACGTCGACACCGAGGCCGCCGAGGAGGCAGAAGCCATCCTCCACGAGTCGGTGATCGACGACGAGTCGCTCTCGAGCGTCACCCTCGAGGGCGACTTCGCCGTCGTTCGCGTGACCGGCGGCGACTTCCCCACCCAGTCGGGGATCGTCCAGGACGTCGTCGTGCCGCTGGCCGAACGGGGCGTCGCCGTTCACGACCTGATCACCAGCGCGACGAGCGTCGCCGTCTTCGTTCCGTGGGACGACCGCGAGCACACCCTCGAGACCATCCAGAGCGTCTTCTAA
- a CDS encoding metallophosphoesterase family protein encodes MRVGLVSDVHSNRIALEAVLEDMPPVDAMACAGDVVGYNPWPGECVEAVREREIPTVMGNHDRAVAEDTAFRFNSMARAGVEHARRELDEEQLEWLSSLPDERTMLDGRVKLVHGHPDDPDHYTYPEEFASSMLAEEELLVLGHTHIQGHETFEEGIVCNPGSVGQPRDGDPRAAYAVADLDAGEIEQRRVEYDVDAVAEAVGQAGLPRRIASRLYEGR; translated from the coding sequence ATGCGCGTTGGTCTCGTCTCCGACGTTCACTCGAACCGGATCGCGCTCGAAGCCGTCCTCGAGGACATGCCCCCGGTCGACGCGATGGCGTGTGCGGGCGACGTCGTCGGTTACAACCCCTGGCCCGGAGAGTGCGTCGAGGCCGTCCGCGAACGCGAGATCCCGACCGTGATGGGCAACCACGACCGTGCGGTCGCCGAGGACACCGCCTTCCGGTTCAACTCGATGGCCCGCGCGGGGGTCGAACACGCTCGTCGGGAACTCGACGAGGAGCAGTTGGAGTGGCTCTCCTCGCTCCCCGACGAGCGGACGATGCTCGACGGGCGGGTGAAGCTCGTCCACGGCCACCCCGACGACCCCGACCACTACACCTACCCCGAGGAGTTCGCCTCGAGCATGCTCGCAGAGGAGGAACTGCTCGTGCTCGGACACACCCATATCCAGGGACACGAGACGTTCGAGGAGGGGATCGTCTGCAACCCCGGAAGCGTCGGCCAGCCCCGCGACGGCGACCCCCGGGCGGCGTACGCGGTCGCGGATCTCGACGCGGGCGAGATCGAGCAGCGCCGCGTGGAGTACGACGTCGACGCGGTCGCCGAGGCCGTCGGTCAAGCGGGATTGCCGCGGCGGATCGCGAGCCGGCTCTACGAGGGGCGTTAG
- a CDS encoding IMP cyclohydrolase, whose amino-acid sequence MYVGRFVVIGPEVSAYRVSSRSFPNRQVIERDDRLTVVPTADAEETDNPYVSYNCVRFTDRGAVLGNGSHVDPIAEKLELGYPARDALAESLLALDYEKDDYDTPRIAGVMDDDGALIGIVRRDALLVERVSEPTLVATYERDSPEPFGLDATGAETAASEVYESEFEHAVCAAGVARVDGGFERAIENGEDRTQPR is encoded by the coding sequence ATGTACGTCGGACGCTTCGTCGTGATCGGCCCCGAGGTCAGCGCGTATCGCGTCTCCTCGCGCTCGTTTCCGAACCGGCAGGTGATCGAACGGGACGACCGGCTCACCGTCGTCCCCACCGCCGACGCGGAGGAGACCGACAACCCCTACGTCTCGTACAACTGCGTACGGTTCACGGATCGAGGAGCGGTGCTCGGCAACGGCTCGCACGTCGATCCCATAGCCGAGAAGCTCGAACTGGGCTACCCCGCGCGCGACGCGCTCGCGGAGAGCCTGCTCGCGCTCGACTACGAGAAGGACGACTACGACACGCCGCGGATCGCGGGCGTGATGGACGACGACGGCGCTCTCATAGGTATCGTCCGCCGGGACGCCCTGCTGGTCGAGCGCGTTTCCGAGCCAACGCTGGTGGCGACCTACGAGCGCGACTCGCCCGAGCCGTTCGGACTCGACGCTACCGGAGCGGAGACGGCCGCGAGCGAGGTCTACGAGAGCGAGTTCGAACACGCCGTCTGCGCGGCGGGGGTCGCCCGCGTCGACGGCGGCTTCGAGCGGGCGATCGAGAACGGCGAGGACCGAACGCAGCCACGATAG
- a CDS encoding aldo/keto reductase: MTVPSVELPSGDEMPAVGVGTWDIEGDTVREAVRAALEAGYTHVDTAEGYMNESEIGDVLGEHDREELFLTSKVLPSNLGYEDVIEACEASLDRLGTDYLDLYLIHWPNPAISLRETLHAMERLHERGLVRNVGVSNFSAYQLSAAHHVSNVPIAVNQIEFHPWFQRPELVEYCRETDVVVEAAAPLARAEVFEDEVVGELADEYGKTPAQIVLRWALENDVVTVPKSSSPEHVRENFELFDWELEESDRERLDERDRDQPVYDTPARDWSGDIYGISE; the protein is encoded by the coding sequence ATGACCGTACCATCCGTCGAACTGCCGAGCGGAGACGAGATGCCCGCCGTGGGCGTCGGCACCTGGGACATCGAGGGCGACACCGTCCGGGAGGCCGTCCGTGCCGCCCTCGAGGCCGGCTACACCCACGTCGACACCGCCGAGGGATACATGAACGAGAGCGAGATCGGCGACGTGCTCGGCGAACACGACCGCGAGGAGCTGTTTCTCACCTCGAAGGTGCTCCCCTCGAACCTGGGCTACGAGGACGTCATCGAGGCGTGCGAGGCCTCGCTCGATCGCCTCGGCACCGACTACCTGGACCTGTACCTGATCCACTGGCCCAACCCCGCGATCTCGCTTCGCGAGACGCTCCACGCGATGGAGCGGCTCCACGAACGGGGGCTGGTCCGCAACGTGGGCGTCTCGAACTTCAGCGCCTACCAGCTGAGCGCCGCCCACCACGTCTCGAACGTCCCGATCGCGGTCAACCAGATCGAGTTCCACCCCTGGTTCCAGCGCCCGGAGCTCGTGGAGTACTGCCGGGAGACGGACGTGGTCGTCGAGGCCGCCGCGCCGCTCGCCCGCGCGGAGGTCTTCGAGGACGAGGTCGTCGGGGAACTCGCCGACGAGTACGGGAAGACCCCCGCACAGATCGTCCTCCGGTGGGCCCTCGAGAACGACGTCGTCACGGTGCCGAAGTCCTCCTCGCCCGAGCACGTCCGCGAGAACTTCGAGCTGTTCGACTGGGAGCTCGAGGAGAGCGACCGCGAACGTCTCGACGAACGGGATCGGGACCAGCCGGTCTACGACACGCCCGCACGCGACTGGAGCGGCGACATCTACGGGATCTCGGAGTAG
- a CDS encoding cold-shock protein: MAKGKVDFFNDTGGYGFIETEDADEDVFFHMEDVGGPDLEEGQEVEFDIEQAPKGPRATNVTRL; encoded by the coding sequence ATGGCGAAAGGCAAGGTCGACTTCTTCAACGACACTGGCGGCTACGGTTTCATCGAGACTGAGGACGCGGACGAGGACGTCTTCTTCCACATGGAGGACGTCGGCGGTCCGGACCTCGAGGAGGGACAGGAAGTGGAGTTCGACATCGAACAGGCCCCCAAGGGCCCCCGGGCGACCAACGTCACCCGCCTCTGA
- a CDS encoding helix-turn-helix domain-containing protein encodes MGTIIAEVRFSHPRMHLHHTISSLEDVVLRPDLPLHTESDRPTVFTTIEIEPTVDWETVERVLSEDETVRNARVMTDSSGMRIYRIDFDQSTIEDFPTKATDMGIHLLELWNEDAAWAARLRAVDQSYLSEFGSYCERVGAELAIKRLYRSDSAEVMNTALSTTILTEAQWEAMFEAFDAGYFDDPRSASLAEVGERLGISASAAGRRIRRGTATLIEHLATTDARGRSRR; translated from the coding sequence ATGGGGACGATCATCGCCGAGGTACGGTTTTCGCACCCGCGGATGCATCTCCATCACACCATCTCCTCGCTCGAGGACGTAGTGCTTCGGCCCGACCTCCCCCTCCACACCGAGAGCGATCGACCGACCGTCTTCACGACCATCGAGATCGAACCCACCGTCGACTGGGAGACGGTCGAACGCGTGCTCTCCGAGGACGAGACGGTCCGGAACGCGCGTGTGATGACCGACTCGAGCGGGATGCGGATCTACCGGATCGACTTCGACCAGTCGACCATCGAGGACTTCCCGACGAAGGCGACCGACATGGGGATCCACCTCCTGGAACTCTGGAACGAGGACGCCGCCTGGGCCGCCCGACTCCGCGCCGTCGATCAGTCGTACCTCTCGGAGTTCGGAAGCTACTGCGAGAGGGTCGGTGCGGAACTGGCGATCAAGCGCCTCTACCGATCCGACTCCGCCGAGGTGATGAACACGGCGCTCTCCACTACGATCCTCACCGAGGCACAGTGGGAGGCGATGTTCGAGGCGTTCGATGCGGGCTACTTCGACGACCCACGATCCGCGTCGCTCGCCGAGGTGGGCGAACGGCTCGGGATCTCCGCCTCCGCCGCGGGCCGACGGATCCGCCGGGGAACCGCGACGCTGATCGAACACCTCGCGACGACCGACGCACGGGGCCGCTCGCGGCGGTAG